Proteins from a genomic interval of Zingiber officinale cultivar Zhangliang chromosome 2A, Zo_v1.1, whole genome shotgun sequence:
- the LOC122044178 gene encoding uncharacterized mitochondrial protein AtMg00810-like yields the protein MEFARSKEGIFVNQRKYVLDLLTETGMLGCKPAETPMEPYVKLQPAATESVKERERYQRLVGRLIYLSHTRPDIAFPVSVVSQFMHSPGSEHFDAVYRILRYLKRTPGKGLLFKTRGHLQVEAYTDADWAGSLTDRRSTSGYCSFMGGNCWSVY from the coding sequence ATGGAGTTTGCAAGGTCCAAAGAAGGTATATTTGTCAACCAACGAAAATATGTCCTTGACTTGCTGACCGAAACTGGTATGCTGGGATGTAAGCCAGCTGAGACGCCTATGGAGCCTTACGTCAAACTACAACCAGCAGCGACAGAATCAGTAAAGGAAAGGGAGCGCTATCAAAGACTTGTCGGGAGACTGATTTATCTATCACACACTCGGCCTGATATAGCATTTCCAGTAAGTGTAGTTAGCCAATTCATGCACTCGCCTGGGTCTGAACACTTCGATGCTGTGTATCGGATCCTAAGGTATCTAAAGAGAACACCCGGTAAAGGACTTCTGTTTAAAACCCGGGGACATCTACAAGTTGAAGCTTACACTGATGCTGACTGGGCAGGAAGTCTAACTGATAGAAGGTCTACTTCGGGATATTGCTCGTTTATGGGTGgtaattgttggagtgtatactga